A DNA window from Pseudomonas wuhanensis contains the following coding sequences:
- a CDS encoding ATP-binding SpoIIE family protein phosphatase, with the protein MQPLEPLTILIAEDSAADRMLLSTIVRRQGHEVLTAANGAEAVEAFRSQRPHLVLMDAMMPVMDGFEAAQQIKALAGETLVPIIFLTSLTESEALARCLEAGGDDFLAKPYNQVILAAKVKAMDRLRRLQATVLEQRDLIARHHDYLLNEQRVAKAVFDKVAHSGCLNAPNIRYLQSPYALFNGDLLLAAFTPAGDMHVLLGDFTGHGLPAAVGAMPLAEVFYGMTAKGYGLSETLREMNAKLKRILPVDMFCCATLLCLSFQRGSVEVWNGGMPDGYLHSTASGERIALTARHLPLGVLSPQTFDDRTEVFPMAVGDRVFLLSDGVIDTCDANEQLFGVERLEQVFAANRQPDALFEEIEQALRDFRGEARDDVSMVEVRLLEAAQLSPPAPVYSDSGQSSPLDWSVSFEFRAATLKRFNPLPYLLQLLLEVHGLRAQSGALYSVLAELYSNALEHGVLGLDSSLKRDASGFARYYQQRNTRLDELRDGYVRVHLQVTPTGEGGCLTVRVEDSGKGFDVARVMERPVDDVRLSGRGVSLIRQLSDRASWSDNGRSARVEFFWEALA; encoded by the coding sequence ATGCAGCCGCTCGAGCCGCTGACGATCCTGATCGCCGAAGACAGCGCGGCCGATCGCATGCTGCTGTCGACTATCGTCCGGCGCCAGGGTCATGAAGTGCTGACGGCCGCCAACGGCGCCGAGGCGGTCGAAGCCTTTCGCTCACAACGACCGCACCTGGTGCTGATGGACGCCATGATGCCGGTGATGGACGGTTTCGAGGCTGCGCAGCAGATCAAGGCGCTGGCCGGCGAAACTCTGGTGCCGATCATCTTTTTGACGTCGCTGACCGAAAGTGAAGCGCTGGCCCGTTGTCTGGAAGCCGGGGGCGACGATTTTCTGGCAAAGCCATACAACCAAGTGATCCTTGCCGCCAAGGTCAAGGCAATGGACCGCTTGCGACGTTTGCAAGCCACGGTGCTGGAGCAGCGCGACCTGATCGCCAGGCACCACGATTACCTGCTCAACGAACAACGGGTGGCCAAAGCCGTGTTCGACAAAGTCGCCCACTCGGGTTGTCTGAACGCCCCGAACATCCGTTACCTGCAATCGCCCTATGCGCTGTTCAACGGCGATCTGTTGCTGGCCGCGTTCACCCCGGCCGGCGACATGCACGTGTTGCTCGGTGATTTCACCGGTCATGGTTTGCCGGCAGCTGTCGGCGCCATGCCCTTGGCTGAAGTCTTTTACGGCATGACCGCCAAGGGTTATGGCCTGTCCGAAACCCTGCGCGAGATGAACGCCAAGCTCAAACGTATCCTGCCGGTGGACATGTTCTGCTGTGCGACTCTTCTGTGCCTGAGCTTTCAGCGAGGCTCGGTGGAGGTCTGGAACGGCGGGATGCCGGACGGTTACTTGCACAGCACCGCCAGCGGCGAACGTATCGCTCTGACGGCACGGCACTTGCCGCTGGGCGTGCTGAGCCCGCAAACCTTCGATGACCGCACCGAGGTATTCCCGATGGCCGTCGGGGATCGGGTCTTTCTGTTGTCCGACGGGGTGATCGATACCTGCGATGCCAATGAACAATTGTTTGGCGTAGAGCGATTGGAGCAGGTGTTTGCAGCCAATCGCCAGCCTGATGCGCTGTTCGAAGAAATCGAACAGGCCCTGCGGGATTTTCGCGGTGAGGCCCGCGATGACGTGAGCATGGTCGAGGTCAGGTTGCTGGAGGCTGCGCAGCTGAGTCCGCCCGCGCCGGTGTACTCCGACAGCGGTCAATCCAGCCCGCTGGACTGGTCGGTGAGTTTCGAGTTCCGCGCCGCCACCCTCAAACGCTTCAATCCGCTGCCGTACTTGTTGCAATTGCTGCTTGAGGTGCATGGCCTGCGGGCTCAGAGTGGCGCACTCTACAGTGTGCTGGCAGAGCTTTATTCCAATGCCCTGGAGCATGGCGTGCTGGGCCTGGATTCGAGTCTGAAACGGGATGCTTCGGGTTTTGCGCGCTATTATCAGCAGCGCAATACACGCCTTGACGAATTGCGGGACGGTTATGTGCGGGTACATTTGCAGGTGACACCAACAGGTGAGGGCGGTTGCCTGACAGTTCGGGTCGAAGACAGCGGCAAGGGTTTCGATGTGGCGCGGGTGATGGAGCGTCCTGTCGATGATGTCCGTCTGTCGGGACGTGGCGTCAGTTTGATCCGTCAGTTGAGCGATCGTGCGAGCTGGTCCGATAATGGTCGAAGTGCTCGCGTGGAGTTTTTCTGGGAGGCTCTGGCATAA
- a CDS encoding STAS domain-containing protein — protein MSVVTEVSQDGKKLTISIEGRFDFGRHQEFRESYERLNKKPESIVVDLKKATYLDSSALGMLLLLRDHAGGDSSDIRVVNSSSDVKKILAISNFDKLFDIS, from the coding sequence ATGTCAGTCGTTACAGAAGTATCTCAGGATGGGAAAAAGCTGACGATTTCGATCGAGGGGCGATTCGATTTCGGTCGGCATCAGGAGTTTCGCGAGTCCTACGAGCGACTCAACAAAAAACCCGAGTCCATTGTGGTGGACCTGAAGAAAGCCACTTACCTCGATAGCTCGGCGCTGGGCATGCTGCTTCTGCTGCGTGATCACGCCGGTGGCGACAGTTCCGATATTCGCGTCGTCAACAGCAGTTCCGACGTGAAGAAAATCCTCGCTATCTCCAATTTCGACAAGCTGTTCGACATCAGTTGA
- the fliJ gene encoding flagellar export protein FliJ: protein MAQSRAARLAPVVEMAEKAEKTAVMRLGHFQGQVRLAESKLADLENFRLEYQEQWIVRGSSGVSGQWLLGYQGFLAQLGTAIDQQRQSLNWHQNNLNKSREAWQQAFARVEGLRKLVQRYRDEARQLEDKREQKLLDELSQRLPRQDPY, encoded by the coding sequence ATGGCCCAGAGCCGCGCGGCACGCCTTGCACCCGTGGTGGAAATGGCCGAGAAGGCCGAAAAAACCGCGGTCATGCGCCTGGGGCATTTCCAGGGCCAGGTCCGTCTGGCGGAAAGCAAACTTGCCGACCTGGAAAATTTCCGTCTGGAATACCAGGAGCAATGGATCGTGCGCGGCAGCAGCGGCGTGTCGGGTCAATGGTTGCTGGGTTATCAGGGCTTTCTCGCGCAACTGGGCACGGCCATTGATCAGCAGCGTCAGAGCCTGAACTGGCACCAAAACAATCTGAACAAGTCCCGGGAAGCCTGGCAGCAGGCATTTGCCCGGGTCGAAGGCTTGCGCAAACTGGTTCAGCGCTACAGGGATGAGGCGCGGCAACTGGAAGACAAGCGCGAGCAAAAGCTGCTGGATGAACTGTCCCAGCGGTTGCCGCGTCAGGATCCGTATTGA
- the fliI gene encoding flagellar protein export ATPase FliI, whose translation MRLDRTSFAKRLGSYAEATALAGAPILEGRLLRMVGLTLEAEGLRAAMGSRCMVINDDSYHPVQVEAEVMGFSGSKVFLMPVGSVAGIAPGARVVPLADTGRLPMGMSMLGRVLDGAGRALDGKGGMKAEDWVPMDGPTINPLKREPISEPLDVGIRCINGLLTVGRGQRLGLFAGTGVGKSVLLGMMTRFTEADIIVVGLIGERGREVKEFIEHILGEEGLKRSVVVASPADDAPLMRLRAAMYCTRIAEYFRDKGKNVLLLMDSLTRFAQAQREIALAIGEPPATKGYPPSVFAKLPKLVERAGNAEKGGGSITAFYTVLSEGDDQQDPIADSARGVLDGHIVLSRRLAEEGHYPAIDIEASISRVMPSVVGIKHMNHAQMFKQYWSRYQQSRDLISVGAYVPGGDRETDTAINLQPAMTMYLRQGLNDNIGMGASENHLASIFAPAPGG comes from the coding sequence ATGCGCCTTGATCGCACCAGCTTCGCCAAGCGCCTCGGTAGCTATGCTGAGGCCACTGCGCTTGCCGGCGCGCCAATCCTCGAAGGCCGCCTGTTGCGCATGGTCGGCCTGACCCTCGAAGCCGAAGGCTTACGCGCCGCCATGGGCAGCCGTTGCATGGTCATCAATGACGACAGCTATCACCCGGTGCAGGTCGAAGCCGAGGTCATGGGCTTCTCTGGCAGCAAGGTTTTTCTGATGCCGGTCGGCAGCGTCGCCGGCATCGCCCCTGGTGCCCGCGTGGTTCCCTTGGCCGATACCGGTCGTCTGCCCATGGGGATGAGCATGCTCGGGCGGGTGCTCGATGGCGCCGGCCGTGCGCTGGATGGCAAGGGCGGGATGAAGGCTGAAGACTGGGTGCCGATGGACGGCCCGACCATCAACCCGCTCAAGCGCGAGCCGATCAGCGAGCCGCTGGACGTGGGCATTCGCTGCATCAACGGTTTGTTGACAGTCGGTCGCGGTCAGCGACTCGGGCTGTTCGCCGGTACCGGCGTGGGCAAGAGTGTGCTGCTGGGCATGATGACCCGCTTTACCGAGGCCGACATTATCGTCGTCGGACTGATCGGTGAGCGGGGTCGGGAAGTTAAAGAATTCATCGAGCACATCCTCGGTGAAGAAGGGCTCAAGCGTTCGGTGGTGGTGGCGTCGCCGGCGGATGATGCGCCGCTGATGCGTCTGCGCGCGGCCATGTACTGCACGCGAATCGCCGAGTACTTCCGCGACAAGGGCAAGAATGTCCTGTTGCTGATGGATTCCCTGACCCGTTTCGCCCAGGCCCAGCGGGAAATCGCCCTGGCCATCGGCGAGCCGCCAGCGACCAAGGGCTATCCGCCGTCGGTGTTCGCCAAGTTGCCGAAACTGGTGGAGCGGGCCGGTAACGCCGAAAAGGGTGGCGGTTCGATCACTGCGTTTTACACCGTATTGTCCGAAGGCGACGATCAGCAAGACCCGATCGCCGACTCGGCGCGGGGCGTGCTCGACGGGCACATCGTGCTATCCCGGCGTCTGGCCGAGGAAGGGCATTACCCCGCCATCGATATCGAAGCGTCCATCAGTCGGGTGATGCCGTCGGTGGTCGGCATCAAGCACATGAATCACGCGCAGATGTTCAAGCAATACTGGTCGCGCTATCAGCAGAGCCGCGACCTGATCAGCGTCGGCGCCTATGTGCCTGGCGGTGACCGGGAAACCGACACCGCGATCAATCTGCAACCGGCCATGACGATGTACCTGCGCCAGGGTTTGAACGACAACATCGGCATGGGCGCCAGCGAAAACCATCTCGCCTCGATCTTCGCCCCGGCGCCGGGCGGTTAA
- the fliH gene encoding flagellar assembly protein FliH, whose product MSSKHDESNTDLIRAKDVGGFDIWSLPSFDPFVPEPEPEPEPEPPEMEEVPLEEVQPLTLEELESIRQEAYNEGFAVGEKEGFHSTTLKVRQEAEVALTAKIAGLEQLMANLFEPIAEQDTQIEKSLVDLVQHITKQVIQRELAIDSTQIEHVMREALKLLPLGVGNVRLYVNPQDFEQVKALRERHEETWRIVEDESLLPGGCRVETEHSRIDATIETRITQVMAKLFDQLHDQALHPAAPDLSLELPIDEKPAVAPVGPALDDPDAP is encoded by the coding sequence ATGTCGTCCAAACATGATGAGTCCAATACCGACCTGATCCGTGCCAAGGACGTCGGTGGTTTCGACATCTGGTCGCTGCCCAGTTTCGACCCGTTTGTGCCGGAACCCGAGCCGGAGCCAGAGCCCGAACCGCCGGAAATGGAAGAAGTGCCGCTGGAAGAAGTCCAGCCACTGACGCTCGAAGAGCTCGAAAGCATTCGCCAGGAAGCCTACAACGAAGGCTTCGCCGTTGGCGAGAAAGAAGGTTTCCACAGCACCACGCTCAAGGTCCGTCAGGAAGCCGAAGTGGCCCTGACGGCCAAGATCGCTGGCCTGGAACAGCTGATGGCCAACCTGTTCGAGCCGATTGCCGAGCAGGACACCCAGATCGAAAAGTCGCTGGTCGACCTCGTGCAGCACATCACCAAACAAGTGATTCAGCGCGAACTGGCCATCGACTCGACGCAGATCGAACACGTCATGCGTGAAGCGCTCAAGCTCTTGCCGCTGGGCGTGGGCAACGTGCGGCTGTACGTCAACCCGCAGGATTTCGAACAGGTCAAAGCCCTGCGCGAGCGCCATGAGGAAACCTGGCGCATCGTCGAGGACGAGTCCTTGTTGCCGGGCGGTTGCCGGGTCGAGACCGAGCACAGTCGCATCGACGCCACCATCGAAACCCGTATTACCCAAGTCATGGCCAAGCTGTTCGATCAATTGCACGATCAGGCGCTACACCCGGCCGCGCCGGACCTGAGCCTGGAGCTGCCGATCGACGAAAAGCCTGCGGTCGCTCCGGTCGGGCCGGCGTTGGATGATCCCGATGCGCCTTGA
- the fliG gene encoding flagellar motor switch protein FliG, producing the protein MSDNRAAVAKLSRVDKAAILLLSLGSTDAAQVLRHMGPKEVQRVGVAMAQMGNVHREQVEQVMSEFVDIVGDQTSLGVGSDDYVRKMLTQALGEDKANGLIDRILLGGNTSGLDSLKWMEPRAVADVIRYEHPQIQAIVVAYLDPDQAGEVLGNFDHKVRLDIILRVSSLNTVQPAALKELNQILEKQFSGNSNASRTTLGGIKRAADIMNFLDSSIEGQLMDSIREVDEDLSGQIEDLMFVFNNLSDVDDRGIQALLREVSSDVLVLALKGSDEGVKEKIFKNMSKRAAELLRDDLEAKGPVRVSDVETAQKEILTIARRMAEAGEIVLGGKGGEEMI; encoded by the coding sequence ATGAGTGATAACCGAGCCGCTGTCGCCAAACTGTCCCGGGTTGATAAAGCCGCTATCCTGCTGCTGTCCCTGGGGTCTACGGATGCCGCGCAAGTGCTGCGCCACATGGGGCCCAAAGAGGTTCAGCGTGTGGGCGTGGCCATGGCCCAGATGGGTAACGTGCACCGCGAGCAGGTCGAACAGGTCATGAGTGAGTTCGTCGACATCGTCGGCGACCAGACCAGCCTGGGCGTCGGCTCCGATGACTACGTGCGCAAAATGCTCACCCAGGCGTTGGGCGAAGATAAGGCCAACGGCCTGATCGACCGGATCCTGCTGGGCGGCAACACCAGCGGCCTCGACAGCCTGAAGTGGATGGAGCCGCGCGCCGTTGCCGACGTGATCCGTTACGAGCACCCGCAGATCCAGGCAATCGTGGTGGCGTACCTCGACCCGGACCAGGCCGGTGAAGTGCTGGGCAACTTCGACCACAAGGTCCGGTTGGACATCATCCTGCGAGTGTCCTCGTTGAACACCGTGCAGCCGGCGGCCCTGAAAGAACTCAACCAGATTCTCGAGAAGCAGTTCTCCGGCAACTCGAATGCCTCGCGCACCACCCTGGGTGGCATCAAGCGCGCGGCCGACATCATGAACTTCCTCGACAGCTCGATCGAAGGTCAGCTGATGGACTCGATCCGCGAAGTCGACGAAGACCTGTCCGGTCAGATCGAAGACCTCATGTTCGTGTTCAACAACCTGTCCGATGTCGACGACCGCGGCATTCAGGCGTTGCTGCGCGAAGTGTCCTCCGACGTGCTGGTACTGGCGCTCAAGGGTTCGGACGAAGGCGTCAAAGAGAAGATCTTCAAGAACATGTCCAAACGGGCGGCCGAACTGTTGCGCGACGACCTCGAGGCCAAAGGCCCGGTGCGCGTCAGCGACGTGGAAACCGCGCAGAAAGAAATCCTCACCATTGCCCGCCGTATGGCCGAAGCCGGAGAAATCGTTCTCGGCGGGAAGGGCGGCGAAGAGATGATCTAA
- the fliF gene encoding flagellar basal-body MS-ring/collar protein FliF: MAEAIADNVPAKATPIDGKPPLFGLSFLENLSEMTMLRQVGLLVGLAASVAIGFAVVLWSQQPDYRPLYGSLAGLDAKQVMETLAAADIPYTVEPNSGALLVKADDLSRARLKLAGAGVTPSDGNIGFEILDKEQGLGTSQFMEATRYRRGLEGELARTISSLNNVKGARVHLAIPKSSVFVRDERKPSASVLVELYSGRSLEPGQVVAIINLVATSVPELSKSQITVVDQKGNLLSDQAENSELTMAGKQFDYSRRMESMLTQRVHNILQPVLGNDRYKAEVSADVDFSAVESTSEQFNPDQPALRSEQSVNEQRTASNGPQGVPGALSNQPPSPASAPQTTGGATASAGMVQPGQPLLDANGQQIMDPATGQPMLAPYPADKRQQSTKNFELDRSISHTKQQQGRLNRLSVSVVVDDQVKVNAANGETTRAPWSADELARFTRLVQDAVGFDASRGDSVSVINMPFSAERGEAIAEIPFYSQPWFWDIVKQVLGVLFILVLVFGVLRPVLNNITGGGKDKQLAGLGSDVELGGMGGLDGELANDRVSLGGPTSILLPSPSEGYDAQLNAIKSLVAEDPGRVAQVVKEWINADE, translated from the coding sequence ATGGCAGAAGCAATCGCCGATAATGTTCCGGCCAAGGCCACTCCAATAGACGGCAAACCGCCGCTGTTCGGGTTGTCTTTCCTGGAAAACCTCTCCGAGATGACCATGTTGCGTCAGGTGGGCCTGTTGGTCGGCCTGGCAGCGAGCGTGGCGATTGGTTTTGCCGTGGTGTTGTGGTCCCAGCAGCCGGACTACCGACCTCTGTACGGCAGCCTTGCCGGCCTGGACGCCAAGCAGGTCATGGAAACCCTGGCCGCCGCCGATATCCCCTACACCGTCGAACCGAACTCCGGTGCCTTGCTGGTCAAGGCCGATGACCTGTCCCGTGCACGGCTCAAGCTCGCGGGCGCTGGTGTCACTCCCAGCGATGGCAACATCGGTTTCGAGATCCTCGACAAGGAGCAGGGGCTGGGTACCAGCCAGTTCATGGAAGCGACCCGTTATCGGCGCGGCCTCGAAGGCGAACTGGCCCGAACCATTTCCAGCCTGAACAACGTCAAGGGTGCCCGCGTGCACCTGGCGATTCCGAAAAGCTCGGTGTTCGTGCGTGACGAACGCAAGCCAAGCGCTTCTGTTCTGGTTGAACTCTATTCCGGTCGCTCGCTGGAGCCGGGCCAAGTCGTCGCTATCATCAATCTGGTGGCGACCAGCGTTCCCGAACTGAGCAAGTCGCAGATCACCGTTGTCGACCAGAAGGGCAACCTGCTGTCGGATCAGGCGGAAAACTCCGAACTGACCATGGCCGGCAAGCAGTTCGATTACAGCCGTCGCATGGAAAGCATGCTGACCCAGCGCGTGCACAACATCCTGCAACCGGTGTTGGGCAACGATCGCTATAAAGCTGAAGTCTCGGCGGACGTCGATTTCAGTGCCGTCGAGTCGACTTCCGAGCAGTTCAACCCGGACCAGCCGGCGTTGCGCAGTGAGCAGTCGGTCAATGAACAACGCACCGCCAGCAATGGCCCGCAAGGTGTGCCGGGTGCGCTGAGCAACCAGCCGCCATCGCCTGCCTCGGCGCCGCAAACTACGGGTGGCGCCACGGCGTCGGCCGGCATGGTGCAGCCAGGTCAGCCATTGCTCGATGCCAACGGTCAGCAAATCATGGACCCGGCCACCGGCCAGCCGATGCTGGCACCGTACCCGGCAGACAAGCGTCAACAATCCACCAAGAACTTCGAACTCGACCGTTCCATCAGCCACACCAAGCAACAGCAGGGTCGATTGAATCGCCTGTCGGTGTCGGTGGTGGTGGATGATCAGGTCAAGGTCAACGCGGCCAACGGCGAAACCACCCGTGCGCCGTGGAGTGCCGATGAGTTGGCGCGCTTCACCCGTCTGGTACAGGACGCGGTCGGTTTCGACGCCAGCCGTGGCGACAGCGTCAGTGTGATCAACATGCCGTTCTCCGCCGAGCGCGGCGAAGCGATCGCCGAGATTCCGTTCTACTCCCAGCCGTGGTTTTGGGACATCGTCAAGCAAGTGCTGGGTGTGTTGTTCATCCTGGTGCTGGTATTCGGCGTGCTGCGTCCGGTGCTCAACAACATCACCGGTGGCGGCAAAGACAAGCAACTCGCAGGCCTGGGCAGCGACGTCGAACTCGGTGGCATGGGTGGCCTGGACGGCGAACTGGCCAACGATCGCGTCAGCCTCGGTGGCCCGACCAGCATCCTGCTGCCGAGCCCAAGCGAAGGCTATGACGCACAATTGAACGCAATCAAGAGTCTGGTGGCAGAAGATCCGGGTCGCGTGGCCCAGGTCGTGAAAGAGTGGATTAACGCAGATGAGTGA
- the fliE gene encoding flagellar hook-basal body complex protein FliE translates to MSQGIEFNRLMLDMRSMQMDAMSVPKSTAAVPELGGSSFSDMLGQAVNKVNDTQQASSQLASAFEIGKSGVDLTDVMISSQKASVSFQALTQVRNKLVQAYQDIMQMPV, encoded by the coding sequence ATGAGCCAAGGTATTGAATTCAATCGGTTGATGCTGGATATGCGCTCCATGCAAATGGATGCGATGTCTGTGCCGAAATCGACTGCCGCAGTTCCTGAATTGGGTGGCAGCAGCTTTTCCGACATGCTCGGTCAGGCCGTCAATAAAGTGAACGACACCCAGCAGGCGTCCAGTCAGTTGGCCAGTGCTTTCGAGATCGGTAAAAGCGGCGTCGACCTGACGGACGTGATGATTTCCTCACAGAAGGCCAGCGTGTCTTTTCAGGCGTTGACCCAAGTGCGTAACAAGCTGGTTCAGGCATACCAAGACATCATGCAGATGCCGGTTTAA
- the fleR gene encoding sigma-54-dependent response regulator transcription factor FleR, which translates to MAIKVLLVEDDRALREALADTLLLAGHDYTAVGSAEEALEAVGAEVFNLVLSDVNMPGMDGHQLLGLLRTRQPQLPVLLMTAHGAVERAVDAMRQGAADYLVKPFEPKALLDLVARHALGNLGATESEGPVAFEPASAQLLELAARVARSDSTVLISGESGTGKEVLARYIHQHSHRASQPFIAINCAAIPDNMLEATLFGHEKGSFTGAIAAQAGKFEQADGGTILLDEISEMPLGLQAKLLRVLQEREVERVGARKAITLDIRVVATTNRDLAAEVAAGRFREDLYYRLSVFPLAWRPLRERTADILPLAERLLAKHVNKMKHAAAKLSPEAQACLIGYPWPGNVRELDNAIQRALILQQGGLIQPQDFCLAGPVACAPLPTLALTPTRSVEVEAESAGALGDDLRRREFQMIIDTLRSERGRRKEAAERLGISPRTLRYKLAQMRDAGMDVEAYLFAT; encoded by the coding sequence ATGGCCATCAAGGTTTTACTGGTCGAGGATGACCGCGCGCTACGGGAAGCATTGGCCGATACGCTATTGCTTGCCGGGCACGATTACACGGCGGTCGGTTCAGCGGAAGAGGCGCTGGAGGCTGTCGGTGCCGAGGTGTTTAACCTGGTGCTCAGTGACGTCAACATGCCGGGCATGGATGGTCATCAACTGCTGGGATTGCTGCGGACTCGTCAGCCCCAGCTGCCGGTGCTGCTGATGACCGCTCACGGTGCGGTCGAGCGCGCGGTCGACGCCATGCGTCAGGGTGCGGCGGATTATCTGGTCAAGCCGTTCGAGCCCAAAGCCTTGCTCGATCTGGTGGCGCGTCACGCACTGGGCAATCTCGGCGCGACCGAGAGCGAGGGGCCTGTGGCGTTCGAGCCGGCGAGTGCGCAATTGCTGGAATTGGCAGCACGGGTGGCGCGCAGTGACTCCACGGTGCTGATCTCCGGTGAGTCCGGGACCGGCAAGGAAGTGCTGGCACGTTACATCCATCAGCACTCCCATCGCGCCAGTCAGCCATTCATTGCGATCAACTGCGCAGCAATCCCGGACAACATGCTCGAGGCTACCTTGTTCGGTCACGAAAAGGGATCATTCACCGGCGCCATTGCGGCGCAGGCCGGCAAGTTCGAGCAGGCCGATGGCGGGACGATCCTGCTCGATGAAATCTCCGAAATGCCCCTCGGCCTTCAAGCCAAATTACTGCGGGTATTGCAGGAGCGTGAAGTCGAGCGAGTCGGCGCACGCAAGGCGATCACGCTGGACATCCGGGTGGTCGCCACCACCAACCGTGACCTGGCCGCTGAAGTGGCGGCGGGGCGTTTTCGTGAAGACCTTTACTATCGCCTGTCGGTGTTCCCGCTGGCCTGGCGTCCGCTGCGCGAGCGCACCGCCGACATCCTGCCGCTGGCTGAGCGACTGCTGGCCAAACACGTCAATAAAATGAAGCATGCCGCTGCGAAGCTCTCGCCTGAGGCGCAGGCGTGCCTGATCGGTTATCCGTGGCCGGGTAACGTGCGTGAACTGGATAACGCGATCCAGCGTGCCTTGATTCTGCAGCAGGGCGGATTGATCCAGCCGCAGGATTTTTGCCTGGCCGGGCCTGTGGCGTGTGCGCCGTTACCGACATTGGCGCTGACGCCCACACGTTCTGTGGAAGTCGAAGCCGAATCGGCGGGCGCCCTCGGCGATGACCTGCGGCGCCGTGAATTCCAGATGATCATCGACACTTTGCGCTCTGAGCGCGGCCGTCGCAAAGAAGCCGCCGAGCGGCTGGGTATCAGCCCGCGCACCTTGCGCTACAAGCTGGCGCAGATGCGCGACGCCGGAATGGATGTGGAAGCGTACTTGTTCGCCACCTGA
- a CDS encoding sensor histidine kinase encodes MSPVPDASGQPSSVEQASRLGLEQAFALFNQMSSQLTDSYSMLEARVTELKGELAVVSAQRMQELAEKERLANRLQNLLDLLPGGVIVIDAQGIVREANPAACELLGLPLEGELWRQVIARCFAPREDDGHEISLKDGRRLSIATRSLDAEPGQLVLLNDLTETRHLQDQLARHERLSSLGRMVASLAHQIRTPLSAALLYASHLAEQELPVATQQRFAGRLKERLHELEHQVRDMLVFARGELPLTDRVTPKMLMQSLQAAALTHVQDLPIRWQCDSHVGELLCNRDTLVGAILNLIENAIQASAGDVRLKVHLYTRGNNLRLCVSDSGSGIDTKVLARLGEPFFTTKTTGTGLGLTVVKAVARAHQGELQLRSRPGRGTCAQVILPLFSGEQPSAQGVK; translated from the coding sequence ATGTCTCCTGTCCCAGATGCTTCGGGGCAACCGTCGTCCGTAGAGCAGGCAAGCCGGCTTGGCCTTGAGCAGGCGTTTGCGCTGTTCAACCAGATGTCGAGCCAATTGACTGATTCCTACAGCATGCTCGAAGCCCGGGTCACCGAGCTCAAGGGCGAGCTGGCGGTGGTCAGTGCTCAACGCATGCAGGAGTTGGCGGAAAAAGAACGCCTGGCCAACCGTCTGCAAAATCTCCTCGATCTGTTGCCTGGCGGCGTCATCGTCATCGACGCCCAAGGCATCGTCCGTGAAGCCAATCCCGCCGCATGTGAGCTGCTCGGCTTGCCCCTCGAAGGCGAGCTGTGGCGGCAGGTCATTGCGCGATGCTTTGCGCCGCGCGAAGACGACGGTCACGAAATCTCTCTCAAGGACGGTCGGCGCCTGTCGATCGCCACGCGCTCGCTGGATGCCGAACCTGGTCAGTTGGTGTTGCTCAACGACCTGACTGAAACCCGTCACCTGCAAGATCAACTGGCTCGTCATGAGCGCCTGTCGTCTCTCGGTCGCATGGTTGCGTCGTTGGCTCATCAGATTCGCACGCCGTTGTCCGCTGCATTGCTCTATGCCAGTCATTTGGCTGAGCAGGAGTTGCCAGTCGCCACGCAACAGCGTTTTGCCGGGCGCCTGAAAGAGCGTTTGCATGAGCTGGAACACCAGGTTCGCGACATGCTGGTGTTCGCTCGCGGCGAGCTGCCGCTGACTGACCGCGTTACTCCCAAGATGCTGATGCAGTCGCTGCAAGCGGCAGCGCTGACCCACGTTCAGGATCTGCCGATTCGCTGGCAGTGCGACAGTCATGTCGGTGAGTTGCTGTGCAATCGCGACACGCTGGTCGGGGCGATCCTCAATTTGATCGAGAACGCCATTCAGGCAAGTGCCGGCGATGTCCGTTTGAAGGTTCACCTGTATACCCGCGGCAATAATTTGCGCTTGTGTGTCAGCGACAGCGGCAGTGGCATCGACACGAAGGTACTGGCGCGACTGGGCGAGCCGTTTTTCACCACTAAAACCACCGGCACCGGCCTGGGCCTGACCGTGGTCAAGGCAGTCGCCCGTGCTCATCAGGGAGAATTGCAGTTGCGTTCGCGGCCGGGGCGCGGCACTTGCGCGCAGGTGATCTTGCCGCTTTTTTCTGGTGAACAGCCTAGCGCTCAGGGAGTGAAGTGA